From Vitis vinifera cultivar Pinot Noir 40024 chromosome 14, ASM3070453v1, a single genomic window includes:
- the LOC100244239 gene encoding peptide chain release factor PrfB2, chloroplastic isoform X2 produces MGMASGCNVSKKKISGFSSYLLQTLKNPPGFSSKYLPLSGLNSKRHIFSASTHEFPQNIYWFWRNIYGFSSYVIQTMESPLGCHKDFVSQSRNFSSSNSNKVVLCSGYGFLGKNMTGFSSVMMETSINPSGFHQVSGNSRWVRQFGSQAAAEASTSDGLTVEGIIANQWPILDESESDWKSHAAAIALSIHLIKKRLQWKKLVVRLDVLSAQLNKPDLWDNPVHAGKISREHGMLMGKMKGVKNLEQELLEHIDMVKLAREENDPELESESLKALLGMRRNSKEKELEALLAGDHDSCSCYIEVQAGAGGTESMDWAAMVMQMYKMWAQRRGYGVTVVDEMPGETAGIKRATIKVDGEYSFGYAKAEVGVHRLVRISPFDSGKRRHTSFAAVAVIPILGDASSHVQINESDLRIERFRAGGAGGQHVNTTESAVRIVHIPTGVTATCQNERSQHQNKASAMAVLQSRLDQLEISRQAQINAQHTQSLTDISWGNQIRTYVLHPYRMVKDLRTNYEVSDPDSVLEGDLDGFILSYLSASLDKDEGEGGI; encoded by the exons ATGGGTATGGCTTCTGGATGTAACGTTTCGAAGAAGAAGATTTCTGGGTTCTCTTCATATTTGCTTCAAACTTTGAAAAACCCACCTGGGTTTAGCTCGAAGTATCTTCCATTATCGGGCTTGAACTCAAAAAGACATATTTTTTCGGCTTCCACACATGAATTTCCGCAGAATATTTATTGGTTTTGGAGGAATATTTATGGGTTTTCTTCATATGTGATTCAAACAATGGAAAGCCCGCTCGGGTGTCATAAAGATTTCGTATCACAGTCTCGAAATTTCTCAAGTTCGAATTCGAACAAGGTGGTCTTGTGTTCCGGGTATGGTTTTTTGGGGAAGAACATGACTGGGTTCTCTTCAGTTATGATGGAAACCTCGATAAACCCATCTGGGTTTCATCAAGTTTCAGGCAATTCCAGGTGGGTTAGGCAGTTTGGTTCTCAGGCGGCCGCAGAAGCCTCTACCTCAGATGGCCTTACGGTGGAAGGAATAATTGCTAATCAGTGGCCAATTCTTGATGAAAGTGAAAGCGATTGGAAGAGTCATGCTGCTGCAATTGCTCTGTCCATTCATCTGATCAAGAAGCGCCTACAG TGGAAGAAATTGGTGGTTCGGTTGGACGTATTATCTGCTCAGTTGAATAAGCCAGACTTATGGGACAACCCTGTTCATGCTGGGAAGATAAGCCGAGAGCATGGTATGCTCATGGGTAAAATGAAGGGGGTGAAGAATTTGGAGCAAGAGCTGCTTGAGCATATTGACATGGTAAAGCTCGCCCGAGAAGAGAATGATCCAGAGTTGGAATCG GAATCCTTGAAAGCTTTGCTTGGAATGAGAAGAAATTCAAAGGAGAAAGAACTTGAAGCTTTGTTAGCCGGGGATCATGATTCTTGCTCTTGTTACATCGAG GTTCAAGCTGGTGCTGGGGGTACAGAGAGCATGGACTGGGCTGCAATGGTCATGCAGATGTATAAAATGTGGGCTCAGCGCCGTGGATATGGAGTCACTGTAGTGGATGAAATGCCTGGTGAGACTGCAGGAATCAAG CGAGCAACAATAAAAGTAGATGGTGAATATTCATTTGGGTATGCCAAAGCAGAAGTAGGAGTGCACAGGTTGGTACGTATCTCACCATTTGACAGTGGAAAGCGTCGACATACTTCATTTGCTGCTGTGGCTGTGATTCCGATTCTGGGTGATGCATCTTCTCATGTTCAAATCAATGAATCTGATCTTCGTATTGAGCGGTTTCGTGCTGGGGGAGCTGGTGGCCAGCATGTTAACACTACTGAGAGTGCTGTGAGAATCGTTCACATTCCTACAGGAGTCACTGCTACTTGTCAAAATGAAAG ATCACAACACCAGAACAAGGCTTCAGCCATGGCTGTGCTTCAGTCCCGACTCGACCAGCTTGAGATCTCTCGCCAGGCTCAGATCAATGCTCAGCATACCCAGTCTCTCACCGACATCAGTTGGGGCAACCAGATACGAACCTATGTCCTCCAT CCTTATCGGATGGTCAAGGATCTTAGAACCAATTATGAGGTTTCAGACCCTGATTCGGTCCTGGAGGGGGATCTTGACGGCTTCATCCTGAGCTATTTGTCGGCTTCCTTGGACAAGGATGAGGGTGAAGGTggcatttaa
- the LOC100244239 gene encoding peptide chain release factor PrfB2, chloroplastic isoform X1, whose product MGMASGCNVSKKKISGFSSYLLQTLKNPPGFSSKYLPLSGLNSKRHIFSASTHEFPQNIYWFWRNIYGFSSYVIQTMESPLGCHKDFVSQSRNFSSSNSNKVVLCSGYGFLGKNMTGFSSVMMETSINPSGFHQVSGNSRWVRQFGSQAAAEASTSDGLTVEGIIANQWPILDESESDWKSHAAAIALSIHLIKKRLQWKKLVVRLDVLSAQLNKPDLWDNPVHAGKISREHGMLMGKMKGVKNLEQELLEHIDMVKLAREENDPELESDVALLQESLKALLGMRRNSKEKELEALLAGDHDSCSCYIEVQAGAGGTESMDWAAMVMQMYKMWAQRRGYGVTVVDEMPGETAGIKRATIKVDGEYSFGYAKAEVGVHRLVRISPFDSGKRRHTSFAAVAVIPILGDASSHVQINESDLRIERFRAGGAGGQHVNTTESAVRIVHIPTGVTATCQNERSQHQNKASAMAVLQSRLDQLEISRQAQINAQHTQSLTDISWGNQIRTYVLHPYRMVKDLRTNYEVSDPDSVLEGDLDGFILSYLSASLDKDEGEGGI is encoded by the exons ATGGGTATGGCTTCTGGATGTAACGTTTCGAAGAAGAAGATTTCTGGGTTCTCTTCATATTTGCTTCAAACTTTGAAAAACCCACCTGGGTTTAGCTCGAAGTATCTTCCATTATCGGGCTTGAACTCAAAAAGACATATTTTTTCGGCTTCCACACATGAATTTCCGCAGAATATTTATTGGTTTTGGAGGAATATTTATGGGTTTTCTTCATATGTGATTCAAACAATGGAAAGCCCGCTCGGGTGTCATAAAGATTTCGTATCACAGTCTCGAAATTTCTCAAGTTCGAATTCGAACAAGGTGGTCTTGTGTTCCGGGTATGGTTTTTTGGGGAAGAACATGACTGGGTTCTCTTCAGTTATGATGGAAACCTCGATAAACCCATCTGGGTTTCATCAAGTTTCAGGCAATTCCAGGTGGGTTAGGCAGTTTGGTTCTCAGGCGGCCGCAGAAGCCTCTACCTCAGATGGCCTTACGGTGGAAGGAATAATTGCTAATCAGTGGCCAATTCTTGATGAAAGTGAAAGCGATTGGAAGAGTCATGCTGCTGCAATTGCTCTGTCCATTCATCTGATCAAGAAGCGCCTACAG TGGAAGAAATTGGTGGTTCGGTTGGACGTATTATCTGCTCAGTTGAATAAGCCAGACTTATGGGACAACCCTGTTCATGCTGGGAAGATAAGCCGAGAGCATGGTATGCTCATGGGTAAAATGAAGGGGGTGAAGAATTTGGAGCAAGAGCTGCTTGAGCATATTGACATGGTAAAGCTCGCCCGAGAAGAGAATGATCCAGAGTTGGAATCG GATGTGGCCCTCTTGCAGGAATCCTTGAAAGCTTTGCTTGGAATGAGAAGAAATTCAAAGGAGAAAGAACTTGAAGCTTTGTTAGCCGGGGATCATGATTCTTGCTCTTGTTACATCGAG GTTCAAGCTGGTGCTGGGGGTACAGAGAGCATGGACTGGGCTGCAATGGTCATGCAGATGTATAAAATGTGGGCTCAGCGCCGTGGATATGGAGTCACTGTAGTGGATGAAATGCCTGGTGAGACTGCAGGAATCAAG CGAGCAACAATAAAAGTAGATGGTGAATATTCATTTGGGTATGCCAAAGCAGAAGTAGGAGTGCACAGGTTGGTACGTATCTCACCATTTGACAGTGGAAAGCGTCGACATACTTCATTTGCTGCTGTGGCTGTGATTCCGATTCTGGGTGATGCATCTTCTCATGTTCAAATCAATGAATCTGATCTTCGTATTGAGCGGTTTCGTGCTGGGGGAGCTGGTGGCCAGCATGTTAACACTACTGAGAGTGCTGTGAGAATCGTTCACATTCCTACAGGAGTCACTGCTACTTGTCAAAATGAAAG ATCACAACACCAGAACAAGGCTTCAGCCATGGCTGTGCTTCAGTCCCGACTCGACCAGCTTGAGATCTCTCGCCAGGCTCAGATCAATGCTCAGCATACCCAGTCTCTCACCGACATCAGTTGGGGCAACCAGATACGAACCTATGTCCTCCAT CCTTATCGGATGGTCAAGGATCTTAGAACCAATTATGAGGTTTCAGACCCTGATTCGGTCCTGGAGGGGGATCTTGACGGCTTCATCCTGAGCTATTTGTCGGCTTCCTTGGACAAGGATGAGGGTGAAGGTggcatttaa